One window of the Trifolium pratense cultivar HEN17-A07 linkage group LG2, ARS_RC_1.1, whole genome shotgun sequence genome contains the following:
- the LOC123908615 gene encoding protein ABCI7, chloroplastic-like: protein MSGIALTPTAFNPIIPSSSSSSSSLKSHKFIKTRTKLTQFNNNAISISSDPFLLNLAETLEDSIPTPQPLQNLREASSESLLSTPWPSRRDEPFRFTDLSFLRSSHILPAPIPTTTTTTVTPPFSDDDDKFPCHISFIDGHFINSMSKNLEFPDGVYVGSLLNLSGKVAERVLELVSGLDGGDLFWSINGMAAPDLMVVYVPEGVRVENPVHLGYLSLLGSKDGSKDLYISNPRVLVVVEKGGEVDIVEEFSNDEENENEFYWSNAVLEVVIGEGGKVRHSYIQTQSLLAAHIKWTSVRQESSSTYELTEVSTGGKLGRHNLHIKQLGPDTVTELSTLHLSVGNQTQDLHSSLVLDHPRGFSRQLHKCIVTHSQGQAVFDGNVKVNRYAQQTDAGQLTRSLLLEPRATVNVKPNLQIIADDVKCSHGAAISDLEQSQLLYFQARGIDSATARRVLIFAFGGEVIDKFPYSSVRDRVRSQIKSLLDPSPKLAPL, encoded by the exons ATGAGTGGCATAGCGTTGACACCCACAGCTTTCAATCCCATAAtcccatcttcatcttcttcttcttcatctctcAAATCTCACAAATTCATCAAAACAAGAACCAAACTCACACAATTCAACAACAACGCTATTTCAATTTCCTCAGACCCATTCCTTCTCAACCTCGCAGAAACATTAGAAGATTCCATCCCTACACCACAACCTCTCCAGAATCTTCGAGAAGCTTCCTCAGAATCACTTCTCTCAACTCCATGGCCTTCTCGAAGAGACGAACCCTTTCGTTTCACAGACCTTTCCTTCCTTCGCTCTTCCCATATCCTACCCGCCCCAATCCCAaccacaaccaccaccaccgtTACGCCGCCATTCTccgatgatgatgataaattcCCTTGCCACATCAGCTTCATCGACGGTCATTTCATAAACTCAATGTCGAAAAATTTGGAATTTCCAGATGGGGTTTACGTTGGTAGTTTATTGAATTTGAGTGGTAAAGTTGCTGAAAGGGTTTTAGAATTGGTTTCTGGATTGGACGGTGGTGATTTGTTTTGGTCGATTAATGGTATGGCTGCACCTGATTTGATGGTGGTTTATGTGCCCGAGGGTGTTCGAGTTGAAAATCCGGTTCATTTGGGTTATTTATCCTTGCTGGGTAGTAAGGATGGTTCCAAAGATTTGTATATTTCGAATCCGAGGGTTTTGGTTGTGGTGGAGAAAGGTGGAGAGGTTGATATAGTTGAAGAGTTTTCTAATGATGAAGAGAATGAGAATGAGTTTTATTGGAGTAATGCTGTTTTGGAGGTTGTGATTGGGGAAGGTGGTAAGGTTAGGCATTCTTATATTCAGACTCAGTCATTGCTTGCTGCACATATCAAATGGACTTCCGTTCGTCAG GAGTCATCTAGTACATATGAGCTTACAGAGGTAAGCACAGGAGGCAAACTAGGAAGGCACAATCTTCATATCAAACAACTAGGTCCAGACACGGTGACAGAGTTATCTACTCTACACTTGTCTGTTGGTAATCAAACACAGGATCTTCACAGTAGTCTTGTATTGGATCATCCAAGGGGTTTTTCCCGTCAGCTTCATAAGTGCATCGTAACTCATTCACAGGGACAAGCAGTTTTTGATGGAAACGTTAAGGTTAACAG GTATGCTCAGCAGACAGATGCAGGACAATTAACAAGAAGCCTTCTTCTTGAACCTCGTGCAACTGTAAATGTTAAACCAAATCTCCAAATCATCGCTGATGATGTAAAGTGTTCCCATGGAGCTGCAATAAGTGACTTGGAACAGAGCCAACTCCTGTATTTCCAAGCACGTGGCATTGATTCAGCAACAGCTAGAAGGGTTCTAATTTTTGCCTTTGGAGGGGAAGTGATAGATAAGTTTCCTTATTCTTCTGTTAGAGATAGAGTACGAAGTCAGATTAAAAGTTTATTGGATCCATCTCCTAAATTAGCACCATTATAG
- the LOC123909429 gene encoding NAC domain-containing protein 71-like isoform X1: MGGTSLPPGFRFHPTDEELIGYYLKRKVEGLEIELEVIPVIDFYKFDPWELPEKSFLPKRDMEWFFFCPRDRKYPNGSRTNRATKAGYWKATGKDRKVVCEPSPFISTETVTGYRKTLVFYCGRAPLGDRTNWIMHEYRLNDDPSQGSEGVFALCRVIKKNEKENDSRGQGGKRVRANDGNNSISTEGNEVSCQASQLCSGNESHFSSPIDFPCNLPNMAGFDQVSSDTNPSTFWLSPDMILDSSKEYSQIQVQDVEGCFQQQHDLSSTMTPWQSFEHTEISPCSSYSNFNAEIEFSDALSRIGCVSPYLGQGSFMDLPYECYDQIHSFTNPNQF, encoded by the exons ATGGGAGGGACTTCACTGCCTCCGGGTTTTCGATTCCATCCAACCGATGAAGAACTGATAGGGTATTACCTAAAGAGAAAAGTTGAGGGACTTGAAATTGAGCTTGAAGTTATACCTGTGATTGATTTCTACAAATTTGATCCATGGGAGTTGCCTG AGAAGTCTTTTCTACCGAAAAGAGACATGGAATGGTTTTTCTTCTGTCCACGAGATCGCAAGTACCCAAATGGATCAAGGACAAATAGAGCCACCAAAGCTGGCTACTGGAAAGCCACTGGAAAAGACAGGAAGGTTGTGTGTGAGCCCAGTCCATTCATTTCCACTGAGACTGTCACAGGTTACCGCAAGACCCTGGTTTTCTATTGTGGAAGGGCTCCTTTAGGTGATCGAACCAACTGGATCATGCATGAATATCGCCTCAACGATGATCCTAGCCAAGGATCAGAG GGTGTTTTTGCTTTGTGCCGAGTTATTAAAAAGAATGAGAAGGAAAATGATTCCCGAGGACAAGGAGGAAAGAGGGTTAGAGCTAATGACGGGAACAATTCcatttccaccgaagggaatgagGTTTCTTGTCAGGCAAGTCAGCTGTGCAGTGGTAATGAGAGTCACTTTTCAAGTCCTATTGATTTCCCATGCAATTTGCCTAATATGGCTGGATTTGACCAAGTTTCCTCTGATACCAATCCTTCAACCTTCTGGCTCTCTCCTGACATGATTCTCGATTCTTCAAAG GAATACTCTCAAATTCAAGTACAAGATGTTGAGGGATGTTTTCAACAGCAACATGACTTATCGAGTACAATGACACCTTGGCAGTCATTTGAACATACCGAAATTTCACCTTGTTCATCCTACTCAAATTTTAATGCAGAAATTGAATTTTCTGATGCTCTTAGTCGAATTGGTTGCGTGTCACCTTACTTAGGACAAGGAAGCTTCATGGACTTGCCTTATGAATGCTATGatcaaattcattcattcacaaaCCCAAATCAattctga
- the LOC123909429 gene encoding NAC domain-containing protein 71-like isoform X2: MEWFFFCPRDRKYPNGSRTNRATKAGYWKATGKDRKVVCEPSPFISTETVTGYRKTLVFYCGRAPLGDRTNWIMHEYRLNDDPSQGSEGVFALCRVIKKNEKENDSRGQGGKRVRANDGNNSISTEGNEVSCQASQLCSGNESHFSSPIDFPCNLPNMAGFDQVSSDTNPSTFWLSPDMILDSSKEYSQIQVQDVEGCFQQQHDLSSTMTPWQSFEHTEISPCSSYSNFNAEIEFSDALSRIGCVSPYLGQGSFMDLPYECYDQIHSFTNPNQF; this comes from the exons ATGGAATGGTTTTTCTTCTGTCCACGAGATCGCAAGTACCCAAATGGATCAAGGACAAATAGAGCCACCAAAGCTGGCTACTGGAAAGCCACTGGAAAAGACAGGAAGGTTGTGTGTGAGCCCAGTCCATTCATTTCCACTGAGACTGTCACAGGTTACCGCAAGACCCTGGTTTTCTATTGTGGAAGGGCTCCTTTAGGTGATCGAACCAACTGGATCATGCATGAATATCGCCTCAACGATGATCCTAGCCAAGGATCAGAG GGTGTTTTTGCTTTGTGCCGAGTTATTAAAAAGAATGAGAAGGAAAATGATTCCCGAGGACAAGGAGGAAAGAGGGTTAGAGCTAATGACGGGAACAATTCcatttccaccgaagggaatgagGTTTCTTGTCAGGCAAGTCAGCTGTGCAGTGGTAATGAGAGTCACTTTTCAAGTCCTATTGATTTCCCATGCAATTTGCCTAATATGGCTGGATTTGACCAAGTTTCCTCTGATACCAATCCTTCAACCTTCTGGCTCTCTCCTGACATGATTCTCGATTCTTCAAAG GAATACTCTCAAATTCAAGTACAAGATGTTGAGGGATGTTTTCAACAGCAACATGACTTATCGAGTACAATGACACCTTGGCAGTCATTTGAACATACCGAAATTTCACCTTGTTCATCCTACTCAAATTTTAATGCAGAAATTGAATTTTCTGATGCTCTTAGTCGAATTGGTTGCGTGTCACCTTACTTAGGACAAGGAAGCTTCATGGACTTGCCTTATGAATGCTATGatcaaattcattcattcacaaaCCCAAATCAattctga
- the LOC123909428 gene encoding aluminum-activated malate transporter 12-like, whose translation MFPIVHVSGKEMTMGDSENENGKIIGKWNKHVHVFGERLRKVPSLVWKTTWNVGYEDPRRVIHAFKVGLSLTLASLLYLLEPLYHEIGQSAIWAVMTVVVVLEFTSGATLCKGLNRALGTLLAGLLAFIVSYIATASSDRIFQAVIIGAAIFFIGGLSTYMRFIPYIKKNYDYGLVIFLMTFNLIALSSYRVDSVLKIAHERLSSIAIGCAICLIMSLLMFPNWSGEDLHNSTAFKLEGLAKSIEACVNVYFYGEVDTNGDNKSSEDPIYKGYKNVLDSKSIDETLALHASWEPRHSCHRFPWQQYVKVGAILRQFGYTVVALHGCLRSEIQTPRSVRAMFKDPCIRLAAEVSKVLIELSNSIRNRRHCSPEILSDHLHEALQDLNTAIKSQPRLFLGPKHKHNHANNMLKIAAAQVEQGRQGKTSGFSLSSVKTDSSALFEWKTKRDSLMQLKENERKSLRPQLSKIAITSLEFSEALPFAAFASLLVETVAKLDLVIEEVEELGRLACFKEFTPGDEIVVTCEEPRVDVSRNNLPSHGME comes from the exons ATGTTCCCTATAGTGCATGTTAGTGGCAAGGAAATGACAATGGGTGATAGTGAGAATGAGAATGGAAAAATCATTGGGAAGTGGAACAAACATGTGCATGTTTTTGGTGAGAGGCTAAGGAAAGTTCCTAGTTTGGTTTGGAAGACTACATGGAATGTTGGTTATGAAGATCCAAGAAGAGTGATTCATGCATTCAAAGTTGGTTTGTCTCTCACTTTAGCTTCTTTGTTGTATTTGTTGGAGCCACTTTACCATGAGATTGGGCAAAGTGCAATTTGGGCTGTCATGACTGTGGTTGTTGTGCTTGAGTTCACTTCTG GGGCAACTTTATGCAAAGGGCTTAACAGAGCATTGGGGACACTGTTAGCTGGATTATTGGCATTCATTGTTAGCTATATTGCAACTGCATCATCTGATCGGATCTTTCAAGCTGTTATCATTGGAGccgcaattttttttatag GAGGTTTATCTACTTATATGAGATTCATTCCCTATATAAAGAAGAACTATGACTATGGTCTAGTTATATTTCTCATGACATTTAACTTGATTGCTTTGTCAAGCTACCGTGTCGACAGTGTGTTGAAGATAGCACACGAACGCTTATCCTCCATTGCTATAGGTTGTGCCATTTGCCTTATAATGAGTCTATTGATGTTTCCAAATTGGTCAGGAGAAGACCTGCACAATTCTACTGCTTTCAAGCTTGAAGGCCTTGCCAAATCTATAGAGG CTTGTGTCAATGTATATTTTTATGGAGAAGTTGATACCAACGGAGATAACAAATCGTCTGAAGATCCCATATACAAAGGTTATAAAAATGTTTTGGATTCAAAATCCATTGATGAAACACTG GCATTGCATGCAAGTTGGGAGCCAAGGCATTCTTGTCACAGATTTCCATGGCAGCAGTATGTAAAAGTTGGAGCCATTCTTCGCCAATTCGGCTACACCGTGGTAGCTCTACATGGTTGTTTGAGATCAGAAATTCAG acgCCAAGATCAGTCAGAGCCATGTTCAAGGATCCATGCATAAGGCTTGCAGCAGAAGTATCAAAAGTACTAATAGAACTTTCCAACAGTATAAGAAACCGTCGCCATTGCTCCCCTGAAATACTCTCTGATCATCTTCATGAAGCCTTGCAGGATCTCAACACTGCCATAAAATCTCAACCTCGTCTCTTCTTAGGCCCGAAACACAAACACAACCATGCAAACAACATGCTCAAAATAGCTGCTGCACAAGTTGAACAAGGTAGACAAGGAAAAACCTCAGGATTCTCGTTATCGAGTGTTAAAACTGATTCTTCTGCATTGTTTGAATGGAAAACCAAAAGAGATTCATTAATGCAGTTGAAGGAAAACGAAAGAAAGTCTTTGAGACCTCAATTGAGTAAAATTGCAATCACTAGTCTTGAATTCTCTGAGGCACTTCCTTTTGCTGCTTTTGCATCTTTGCTTGTGGAAACAGTTGCAAAATTGGATCTTGTGATCGAGGAAGTTGAAGAACTTGGGAGATTAGCTTGCTTTAAAGAGTTTACACCTGGTGATGAGattgttgtgacttgtgaggaACCACGGGTTGATGTTTCGCGCAACAACTTACCTTCTCATGGAATGGAATAG
- the LOC123910316 gene encoding uncharacterized protein LOC123910316: protein MGLFRKFFGFLGFPKDDDHDDHNSKDDSDDHPAAGQSRPPNFRVREAGIPRKGFSVPVQVVQDRPQLGPVLVPSTSGDGGLQGLGWYAKHLRIDEDGDVANKFLDEVSSQTPAAFAADHHKATARFKLKHDTRPVKVRQQLLSSDGKFQQVVEHQGKLQLV from the exons ATGGGACTTTTCAGAAAGTTTTTCGGATTCCTAGGGTTTCCTAAAGACGATGACCACGACGATCACAATTCCAAGGATGACTCCGACGATCATCCCGCCGCCGGTCAATCTCGTCCACCTAACTTCCGCGTCAGAGAAGCCGGTATTCCTCGTAAAGGTTTTAGCGTCCCTGTTCAGGTTGTTCAAGATCGTCCTCAACTTGGTCCTGTTCTCGTTCCTTCTACCTCCGGCGACGGTGGTCTTCAG GGTCTGGGGTGGTATGCAAAGCATCTTAGGATAGATGAAGATGGAGATGTAGCCAATAAATTCCTTGATGAGGTTTCTTCACAGACCCCTGCTGCATTTGCTGCAGATCATCATAAAGCAACAGCAAGGTTTAAACTGAAGCATGACACTAGGCCAGTCAAAGTGAGGCAACAGCTCCTATCATCAGATGGGAAATTTCAGCAGGTTGTGGAACACCAGGGTAAATTGCAGTTGGTATAA
- the LOC123908245 gene encoding AP-2 complex subunit mu yields MPVAASAVYFLNLRGDVLINRLYRDDVGGNMVDAFRTHIMQTKELGTCPVKQIGGCSFFYMRISNVYIVIVVSTNANVACAFKFVVEAVALFKSYFGGAFDEDAIRNNFVLIYELLDEIMDFGYPQNLSPEILKLYITQEGVRSPFSSKASERPVPNATLQVTGAVGWRREGLVYKKNEVFLDIVESVNLLMSSKGVVLRCDVTGKILMKCFLSGMPDLKLGLNDKIGLEKESQLKSRPTKSGKTIELDDVTFHQCVNLTRFNSEKTVSFVPPDGEFELMKYRITEGVNLPFKVLPTIKELGRTRMEVNVKVKSVFGAKMFALGVVIKIPVPKQTAKTSFTVTSGRAKYNAAIDCLVWKIRKFPGQTEPTLSAEIELISTMTEKKSWTRPPIQMEFQVPMFTASGLRVRFLKVWEKSGYNTVEWVRYITKAGSYEIRC; encoded by the exons ATGCCGGTGGCTGCTTCCGCTGTCTACTTCTTGAATCTCCGTGGAGACGTTCTCATCAATCGTCTCTATCGCGATGATGTTGG GGGAAATATGGTCGATGCATTTCGGACGCATATAATGCAAACGAAAGAACTTGGTACCTGTCCTGTGAAGCAGATTGGCGGTTGTTCTTTCTTTTACATGAGAATCAGCAATGTTTACATTGTGATTGTTGTCAGCACCAATGCTAATGTAGCTTGTGCTTTCAAGTTTGTCGTAGAG GCTGTTGCACTATTCAAATCATATTTTGGTGGCGCCTTTGACGAGGATGCAATCCGCAACAATTTTGTACTCATTTACGAGCTTCTAGATG AAATCATGGACTTTGGTTATCCCCAAAATCTTTCACCGGAGATCTTAAAGCTTTATATCACTCAGGAGGGAGTCCGTTCCCCGTTTTCATCCAAG GCATCTGAGAGACCTGTTCCAAATGCGACATTACAAGTTACTGGTGCTGTTGGTTGGCGTAGAGAAGGCCTTGTATACAAAAAGAATGAG GTCTTCCTAGATATTGTGGAGAGTGTGAATCTTCTTATGTCGTCAAAAG GCGTTGTTCTGCGCTGTGATGTAACGGGGAAGATTCTTATGAAGTGCTTCCTTTCTGGAATGCCTGATTTGAAGTTGGGTTTGAATGACAAGATTGGCCTTGAGAAAGAGTCGCAACTTAAATCACGTCCTACTAAAAG TGGCAAAACTATTGAGCTTGATGACGTCACTTTCCATCAATGTGTAAATTTGACGAGGTTCAACTCGGAGAAGACTGTTAGTTTTGTGCCTCCAGATGGTGAATTTGAACTAATGAA gTATCGTATCACTGAGGGTGTTAATCTTCCCTTCAAAGTATTGCCAACAATCAAGGAACTTGGTCGAACACGGATGGAAGTAAATGTTAag GTAAAGAGTGTCTTTGGTGCAAAGATGTTTGCACTAGGGGTTGTAATCAAAATTCCTGTGCCAAAACAAACAGCAAAAACAAGTTTCACAGTCACATCTGGTCGAGCAAAATATAATGCAGCTATTGATTGTTTGGTTTGGAA GATACGAAAATTTCCTGGGCAAACTGAGCCAACTTTGAGTGCAGAAATTGAACTTATTTCCACAATGACTGAAAAGAAATcatggactagaccaccaattCAGATGGAGTTTCAG GTTCCCATGTTCACGGCATCTGGTTTACGTGTCCGTTTCCTTAAG GTGTGGGAAAAGAGTGGGTACAACACTGTTGAGTGGGTTCGTTATATTACAAAAGCAGGATCATACGAGATTAGGTGCTAG